One stretch of Siphonobacter curvatus DNA includes these proteins:
- a CDS encoding competence/damage-inducible protein A: MRPVTAEIITIGDEILFGQITDTNTQWIGAELSAIGVRTVRKSSVGDQRAAILSILSEAEQRADIVILTGGLGPTKDDITKTTLCEYFNTGQAIHPEALVFVTEFFQKRGRELTEINKLQASLPLNATYLPNTRGTAPGMWFYERGTVFVSLPGVPHEMKGLMTDEVLPRIKSTFPLPVIHHKMLRTIGIGESFLAERIEAWEDALPSHIKLAYLPSMGMVKLRLTATGESLEVLQAEVNAEIAKVLPLISTYVYGYDGDEIEDVVARLLRESGHSLSIAESCTGGYLSHLITKIPGSSAYFQAGVVSYSNAAKMNTLDVQSATLENYGAVSEPTIREMAEGVRERFGTTFGLATSGIAGPDGGTTEKPVGTIWIALASPEQTITKKLTLGGDRLQNIHQTALSLLNLLRKVLVGLPLD; encoded by the coding sequence ATGAGACCCGTTACGGCAGAAATTATAACGATTGGCGATGAAATCCTTTTTGGACAAATCACCGATACAAATACGCAATGGATTGGGGCTGAATTGTCAGCTATCGGCGTACGTACCGTTCGCAAAAGCTCTGTCGGTGACCAGCGAGCCGCTATTTTGAGTATTTTGAGCGAAGCCGAACAACGAGCTGACATTGTCATATTAACGGGCGGCTTAGGTCCTACCAAAGATGACATCACCAAAACTACCCTTTGCGAATACTTTAATACTGGTCAGGCCATCCACCCGGAAGCGTTAGTATTCGTAACCGAATTTTTCCAGAAAAGGGGGCGGGAACTTACCGAAATTAATAAGTTACAGGCGTCTCTCCCCCTGAATGCCACCTACCTTCCCAATACGCGGGGTACGGCTCCAGGCATGTGGTTCTATGAACGCGGTACGGTATTTGTTTCATTACCCGGCGTTCCGCACGAAATGAAGGGTCTGATGACGGATGAGGTGCTACCCCGCATTAAGTCGACGTTTCCCCTGCCAGTTATTCACCATAAAATGCTGCGTACCATTGGTATTGGTGAATCCTTTCTGGCCGAACGTATCGAAGCTTGGGAAGATGCATTGCCCTCACACATCAAACTGGCGTACTTACCTTCGATGGGTATGGTGAAACTTCGGCTGACGGCCACCGGCGAATCGCTGGAGGTCCTGCAAGCAGAAGTGAACGCCGAGATCGCTAAAGTTTTACCGCTGATTTCTACCTATGTGTATGGATACGACGGCGATGAGATTGAAGACGTAGTAGCCCGGTTACTACGTGAATCCGGCCATAGCTTGTCCATTGCCGAAAGCTGCACCGGCGGGTACCTCTCTCACCTGATTACAAAAATTCCGGGAAGCTCAGCATATTTTCAGGCAGGCGTGGTGAGTTATTCCAATGCGGCCAAGATGAATACGCTCGACGTTCAGTCCGCTACGCTGGAGAACTACGGAGCTGTTTCAGAGCCAACGATCCGAGAAATGGCCGAAGGCGTACGCGAACGCTTCGGAACTACCTTCGGACTCGCTACCAGTGGCATTGCCGGTCCCGACGGCGGTACTACCGAAAAACCCGTAGGAACCATCTGGATTGCCCTGGCATCTCCCGAGCAAACCATTACGAAAAAACTGACTTTAGGGGGTGACCGTCTACAGAATATTCATCAAACGGCCCTTTCTCTCTTAAATTTGTTGCGGAAAGTGCTAGTTGGCCTTCCCTTGGATTAA
- the gldC gene encoding gliding motility protein GldC encodes MKKAEIHFDIELDENNVPNKIYWDASDNPNEGLNDTQAISIATWDRYHRATMKLDLWTKDMEVGDMKQFYIEIMSGVADSVISATGDKKMAEQIHDVCKILSRNLKAELEELQRNSK; translated from the coding sequence ATGAAAAAAGCAGAAATCCATTTCGACATTGAGCTTGACGAGAATAACGTTCCCAATAAGATCTACTGGGACGCTTCGGATAACCCGAACGAGGGCCTCAATGATACACAAGCCATTTCGATTGCTACCTGGGATCGCTATCACCGGGCAACGATGAAACTGGATTTGTGGACCAAAGACATGGAAGTAGGAGATATGAAGCAATTCTATATCGAAATTATGTCGGGTGTGGCTGATTCTGTAATTTCTGCCACGGGTGACAAAAAAATGGCTGAACAGATTCACGACGTTTGCAAAATTCTAAGTCGTAACCTAAAGGCTGAACTGGAAGAATTGCAGCGTAACAGTAAATAA
- a CDS encoding DUF4197 domain-containing protein codes for MKKVIGSLLVVCLSIQLAQAQSDSTQNTQRKSGWGGILEKAGSILKQGSQGTSSSDEIANGLKEALTLGIKKGSEQASKTDGFYKNALIKILLPPEVQKVEGTLRKIGLGKQVDQFVLTLNRGAEDASKKAFPIFVDAITKMTITDAISILKGEKNAATEYLKRTSFDALYKEFNPIIQTSIDKTQATRYYGTIVTTYNKIPLVPQKLNPDLDDYATRKAIDGLFLLVEQEEAKIRENPAARVTDLLKKVFGQQ; via the coding sequence ATGAAAAAGGTTATAGGAAGTTTACTTGTTGTATGCTTATCCATACAGTTAGCTCAGGCTCAAAGCGATAGTACACAAAATACGCAGCGTAAAAGTGGTTGGGGTGGGATTTTAGAAAAAGCAGGCAGTATACTAAAACAAGGTTCTCAGGGGACATCCAGTTCGGACGAGATTGCGAATGGGTTGAAAGAGGCTTTGACCTTGGGTATTAAAAAGGGCTCAGAACAAGCTTCAAAAACGGATGGGTTTTATAAAAATGCCCTCATCAAAATTTTGCTCCCTCCCGAAGTACAAAAAGTAGAAGGAACCTTACGGAAAATAGGCTTAGGCAAACAGGTCGATCAGTTTGTTCTGACGCTAAACCGGGGAGCCGAGGACGCATCCAAGAAAGCATTTCCTATCTTCGTGGATGCGATTACTAAAATGACGATTACGGATGCTATTTCGATTCTGAAGGGAGAGAAAAACGCCGCCACTGAGTACCTGAAGCGTACATCGTTTGATGCCCTCTACAAGGAATTCAATCCGATTATTCAAACATCTATTGATAAGACGCAGGCTACCCGGTATTACGGAACGATTGTAACGACCTATAATAAAATTCCTCTGGTACCGCAAAAACTCAATCCTGACTTGGATGATTACGCCACGCGTAAAGCCATTGACGGATTGTTTCTGCTAGTCGAACAGGAAGAAGCAAAAATTCGGGAGAACCCCGCCGCCCGCGTTACGGACTTGCTGAAGAAGGTGTTTGGGCAGCAGTAG
- the ispG gene encoding (E)-4-hydroxy-3-methylbut-2-enyl-diphosphate synthase: protein MAAGSEYCQSLTAYSRRPTTQVRVGDLWMGSDYPIRVQSMTTIDTMDTLGSVEQSIRMIEAGCELVRITAPSVKEAQNLDNIRKELNRRGYRTPICADIHFTPNAAELAARLVEKVRINPGNYADKKRFEIVDYTEAAYQAEIERIREKFVPLVRICKEYGTAMRIGTNHGSLSDRIMSRYGDTPIGMVESALEFLRICEDEHFTNIVISMKSSNPQVMVEAYRLLVKKLKDENLQPYPLHLGVTEAGEGEDGRVKSAMGIGTLLEDGLGDTVRVSLTEDPEFEIPVARTLVDRYTERAATAQPIEAVTTSPINPFAYTRRITAEVENFGGKNVPRVIADFSTQQITSPADLQPIGHFYLPATDKWAMNDLGADYLYTGSRPVPFMLPNGLKELIDYSAWRTLDKQAHTFPVFTTTEYLTSIQEQQAFPFLHVVRLSLADCQGDLLGYLQEDPYAVLLVETTNSHAMPELRRLFFKLIQQRINLPVVIQWSQDQTTADATTLYAATDCGGLLVDGLGDGLMLKPSVENPGQQSKFLNSLAFGILQAARTRMSKTEYISCPSCGRTLFDLQDTTAQIRQRTDHLKGIKIGIMGCIVNGPGEMADADYGYVGMGVNKIALYRGQQVVKRSVPADRALDELIELMREDGVWREPEAALLV from the coding sequence ATGGCAGCTGGATCAGAATATTGTCAATCATTAACGGCTTACTCCCGCCGACCAACCACGCAGGTTCGGGTCGGTGATTTGTGGATGGGATCGGATTACCCTATTCGGGTGCAGTCCATGACCACCATTGATACCATGGATACGCTGGGTTCTGTCGAGCAGTCCATCCGAATGATTGAAGCGGGATGTGAACTGGTTCGGATTACGGCTCCAAGTGTGAAGGAAGCTCAAAATCTGGACAATATCCGGAAGGAACTGAACCGACGCGGCTACCGGACGCCCATTTGTGCCGACATTCACTTTACGCCCAACGCGGCTGAACTGGCGGCTCGTCTGGTTGAAAAAGTCCGGATTAACCCCGGCAACTACGCCGATAAGAAACGTTTTGAGATTGTAGACTATACTGAAGCCGCGTACCAGGCCGAAATCGAGCGAATTCGTGAAAAGTTTGTTCCGCTGGTACGCATCTGCAAAGAATACGGAACCGCCATGCGGATTGGTACCAACCACGGTTCGCTCTCCGACCGCATCATGAGCCGCTACGGCGATACGCCCATTGGCATGGTGGAATCGGCACTAGAGTTTTTACGCATTTGCGAGGACGAACACTTCACGAACATTGTGATTTCGATGAAGTCGTCCAATCCTCAAGTCATGGTTGAGGCGTATCGCCTGCTGGTAAAGAAATTAAAGGATGAAAACCTGCAACCTTACCCCTTGCACCTGGGTGTAACGGAAGCGGGCGAAGGCGAAGACGGTCGTGTCAAGTCAGCCATGGGTATCGGTACGCTGCTAGAAGACGGCCTGGGCGACACGGTACGCGTGAGTTTGACGGAAGATCCCGAATTTGAAATTCCCGTCGCTCGTACACTGGTAGATCGCTATACCGAACGGGCAGCGACGGCACAGCCGATTGAAGCCGTTACGACGTCGCCCATCAATCCGTTTGCGTACACCCGCCGAATCACGGCGGAAGTCGAGAATTTCGGCGGCAAGAATGTACCCCGGGTAATTGCTGATTTTTCAACGCAACAAATTACTAGTCCGGCGGATTTACAGCCGATTGGACATTTCTATTTGCCCGCTACGGACAAATGGGCCATGAACGATCTGGGAGCGGATTACCTCTATACGGGTTCCCGCCCGGTACCTTTTATGCTGCCTAACGGCTTGAAGGAGCTGATCGATTATTCGGCCTGGCGTACCCTTGACAAGCAGGCTCATACGTTTCCGGTCTTTACTACGACCGAATATCTGACCAGTATTCAGGAGCAACAGGCTTTTCCCTTTCTGCACGTAGTTCGGCTAAGTCTGGCTGATTGCCAGGGGGATTTACTGGGTTATTTACAGGAAGATCCGTATGCTGTCCTGCTGGTTGAAACGACCAACAGCCACGCCATGCCGGAGCTTCGTCGGCTATTCTTCAAACTGATTCAGCAACGCATTAACCTGCCCGTGGTCATTCAGTGGTCGCAGGATCAGACTACGGCGGACGCCACCACGCTCTACGCGGCTACCGATTGCGGCGGACTTCTCGTGGATGGTCTGGGTGATGGTCTAATGCTCAAACCTTCGGTCGAGAATCCCGGTCAGCAGAGCAAATTTCTGAATTCACTGGCGTTTGGCATTTTGCAGGCGGCCCGTACCCGGATGAGCAAGACGGAATACATTTCCTGCCCTTCCTGCGGACGTACGCTGTTTGATTTACAAGATACCACTGCCCAAATTCGTCAGCGTACGGATCACCTCAAAGGCATTAAAATCGGCATCATGGGCTGTATTGTCAATGGTCCGGGCGAGATGGCCGACGCCGATTATGGCTACGTGGGCATGGGCGTCAATAAGATTGCTTTGTACCGGGGTCAGCAGGTAGTGAAACGCTCCGTACCCGCCGATCGGGCTCTGGATGAATTGATTGAATTAATGCGGGAAGATGGCGTCTGGCGGGAACCCGAAGCAGCATTATTGGTTTAA
- a CDS encoding sugar MFS transporter produces the protein MAQPGKPQSYLVPLLIIGVLFFIFGFVTWVNSVLIVFFKEAFQLSTFSSNLVAFAFFISYALMAIPSSWVLKKTGFKNGMSFGLITMAVGTLIFVPAAKSVSYPLFLVGLFLIGIGLTVLQTASNPYVTILGPRESAAQRISFMGVANKLAGISSQLIFGSILLSSAGTVSAAASLEKVVTPYMILTAVLIVLAIWIRFSNLPEVSEEDDEVDTTQAVTTTRTSVWQFPNLVLGVLALFCYVGAEVISGDTIINYGKSIGFSNDEAKYFTAYTLYGMLAGYILGIILIPKFLSQQLAMRIGAILGLVLSVGAIFTTGFTSVLCIALIGFANAPIWPAVWPLALNKLGKFTKFASALLIMGITGGAILPLLHGYLTDTVSPQLAYGMLIPLYAYILYYALIGHKRQSW, from the coding sequence ATGGCTCAACCAGGCAAACCGCAGTCGTATTTAGTCCCACTGCTTATTATTGGAGTCCTATTCTTCATTTTTGGTTTCGTAACCTGGGTCAACAGTGTGTTGATCGTATTTTTCAAAGAAGCCTTCCAGCTCAGTACCTTTTCCTCGAACCTGGTTGCCTTTGCTTTCTTTATTTCCTACGCTCTGATGGCGATCCCGTCCTCCTGGGTTTTGAAAAAAACGGGTTTTAAAAACGGGATGTCTTTCGGACTGATTACGATGGCCGTCGGTACGCTGATTTTCGTTCCTGCCGCCAAATCCGTATCGTACCCTTTGTTTCTAGTGGGTTTGTTCCTGATTGGTATTGGCCTTACGGTACTACAAACGGCCTCGAACCCTTACGTGACGATTCTAGGTCCCCGCGAAAGTGCCGCTCAGCGGATCAGTTTCATGGGAGTCGCTAACAAACTGGCGGGTATTTCCAGTCAGCTGATTTTTGGTAGCATTCTGCTTTCCAGTGCCGGAACCGTTTCAGCGGCGGCTTCGCTCGAAAAAGTGGTGACACCCTACATGATTCTGACGGCCGTATTGATTGTACTGGCCATCTGGATTCGGTTTTCGAATCTGCCTGAGGTTTCTGAAGAAGATGATGAAGTCGATACTACTCAGGCCGTAACGACTACGCGTACGAGCGTATGGCAGTTCCCCAACTTGGTGTTGGGTGTACTGGCCCTGTTCTGCTACGTAGGTGCTGAAGTTATTTCCGGGGATACCATCATTAACTACGGTAAGTCCATTGGTTTCAGTAATGACGAGGCTAAGTATTTCACGGCTTATACCCTGTACGGTATGTTGGCTGGCTACATTCTGGGTATTATTCTCATCCCTAAATTTCTTTCCCAGCAACTGGCCATGCGTATCGGAGCCATTCTGGGTCTGGTACTTTCGGTGGGAGCTATCTTCACAACGGGTTTCACTTCCGTACTTTGCATCGCTTTGATTGGCTTTGCCAATGCTCCAATCTGGCCGGCAGTTTGGCCGCTGGCTTTGAATAAACTGGGTAAGTTTACCAAGTTCGCTTCGGCATTACTTATCATGGGTATTACAGGCGGTGCCATTCTGCCTCTGCTGCATGGCTACTTAACGGATACAGTTAGTCCTCAACTTGCGTATGGTATGCTTATTCCCCTGTATGCTTATATTCTTTACTACGCCTTGATCGGTCATAAAAGACAGTCTTGGTAA
- a CDS encoding tetratricopeptide repeat protein — protein METIALILLLIPYVIIRYFTEDHDTPADKDRKRFAEGIELVQNKQYEEAHAYFTLLVNRYPKSAVAYLYRGICNYYLSNYYSALYDFTHSSAYDNTLWECFLYKGLSHLELEETDQAFLELDKAVWHSRSENANVLRFRGEARYRLKQFDSARMDWEQAAQLGDENAAYYLQTHFGKPIQLRK, from the coding sequence ATGGAAACCATTGCTCTCATACTATTACTGATTCCCTATGTAATCATCCGGTATTTTACGGAAGATCATGACACACCCGCCGATAAAGACCGCAAACGCTTTGCTGAGGGTATTGAATTGGTGCAGAATAAGCAATATGAGGAAGCTCACGCGTACTTTACCTTGTTAGTCAATCGGTATCCGAAATCGGCCGTTGCTTATCTATATCGGGGTATTTGTAACTATTACCTGAGCAACTATTACTCGGCTTTATACGATTTTACGCACTCTTCGGCGTACGATAATACCTTGTGGGAATGTTTTCTCTACAAAGGACTTTCTCATTTGGAACTGGAAGAAACGGATCAGGCCTTTCTGGAACTGGACAAAGCCGTGTGGCATTCCCGCTCGGAGAATGCCAATGTCCTCCGTTTTCGGGGGGAAGCCCGGTACCGTCTCAAACAATTCGATTCCGCTCGTATGGATTGGGAACAGGCTGCTCAGCTGGGTGACGAAAATGCGGCTTACTATCTTCAAACGCACTTTGGCAAACCCATTCAGCTGCGGAAATAA
- a CDS encoding thioredoxin family protein has product MGNLKKALLIGWFSLLMGSVWAQGVSFVLGNLRTPFTQAKAQKKAVFVEVYSPTCHVCESFKPTFQQASVGAAYNARFVSYKLDINSPEAQAFLAKQHLVVPSLPLFLFFDADVKLLHAQNVSNSAKEVIGVANTALDATKRGSAYANRFKKGERSTAFLLEYGSFTRIVRDTVANVQVMQAYAKALPSSAYTSKPAFTALQNVVMDAENPLFTYFISHLAVYKGKYPPQEVTKAGESIVMNTLYAGRAAFMAPERIQKIGSYLTTLGLDAKSVENRTLIPDLNALVRAQRWGQLLDRINRYEKVGGPGPAECSYLASYLRSKSNNPQILQKAAALASRGNR; this is encoded by the coding sequence ATGGGAAACCTGAAAAAGGCCCTGCTTATTGGCTGGTTCAGTCTGTTGATGGGGTCAGTGTGGGCTCAGGGTGTATCCTTTGTTCTGGGTAATCTCCGTACGCCTTTCACGCAGGCGAAAGCTCAAAAAAAGGCAGTTTTCGTGGAAGTGTATTCCCCTACCTGCCACGTTTGCGAAAGCTTTAAACCCACGTTTCAGCAAGCCTCAGTAGGGGCCGCTTACAATGCCCGTTTCGTAAGCTACAAGCTCGATATTAATTCACCCGAGGCTCAGGCTTTTCTGGCTAAGCAACACCTGGTAGTGCCTTCTTTGCCGCTGTTCCTATTTTTTGATGCGGACGTGAAATTACTACATGCTCAGAACGTGAGTAATTCAGCTAAAGAGGTGATTGGCGTAGCCAATACGGCTCTGGATGCTACGAAGCGGGGCAGTGCGTATGCTAATCGTTTTAAAAAGGGAGAACGTAGCACTGCCTTTTTGCTAGAGTATGGCTCATTTACGCGAATCGTCCGGGACACGGTAGCGAATGTACAGGTCATGCAGGCGTATGCTAAAGCCTTACCCAGCAGTGCGTACACCAGCAAACCTGCGTTCACGGCGTTGCAAAACGTAGTAATGGATGCGGAGAATCCACTTTTCACGTACTTCATTTCGCATTTAGCGGTGTACAAAGGGAAATATCCTCCGCAGGAAGTGACGAAAGCTGGGGAATCTATTGTGATGAATACCTTGTACGCAGGTCGGGCGGCGTTTATGGCTCCGGAACGAATCCAGAAAATTGGTTCGTATCTGACTACCCTGGGACTGGATGCAAAATCAGTAGAAAACCGAACTCTGATACCAGACCTGAATGCCCTGGTTCGGGCTCAGCGGTGGGGACAATTGCTCGATCGAATCAATCGGTACGAGAAAGTGGGCGGACCTGGCCCAGCTGAATGCTCGTACCTGGCTTCGTATCTGCGAAGTAAATCGAATAACCCGCAAATTCTTCAAAAAGCGGCTGCATTAGCTAGCCGGGGAAACCGATAA
- a CDS encoding MmcQ/YjbR family DNA-binding protein, which translates to MDLEQFREYCLRKAGVSEETPFGPDTLVYKVMGKVFALTSLDAEEFACNLKCDPERALELREQYDWIVPGYHMNKKHWNTVKANRNQTLFRELIDHSYALVVASLPKKVQAELAQSLNG; encoded by the coding sequence GTGGATTTAGAACAGTTTCGCGAGTATTGTCTTCGTAAAGCCGGAGTGTCGGAAGAAACGCCCTTTGGCCCCGACACACTGGTGTATAAAGTCATGGGAAAAGTATTCGCTCTGACTTCGCTGGATGCCGAAGAGTTTGCGTGTAATTTAAAATGTGATCCGGAGCGGGCGTTGGAGTTACGCGAGCAATACGACTGGATTGTGCCGGGTTATCACATGAATAAAAAACATTGGAATACGGTAAAAGCCAATCGAAATCAGACCCTTTTCCGTGAATTGATTGACCACTCGTACGCGTTAGTTGTGGCGAGTTTACCCAAGAAAGTACAGGCTGAGCTGGCTCAGTCGCTCAACGGTTAG
- a CDS encoding dihydrolipoamide acetyltransferase family protein: MTEILMPAMGESIHEATVLTLLKKPGDRVEIDEPLLEVATDKVDTEIPATQAGILKEWLVQEGDVATIGKPICRVETDAAGTTSSESPTPKAPEEINDTEEAASYLENQVQTAISEPVRSEGTPQAGRYYSPLVLTISQTEGISMDELNTVPGTGVDGRVTKNDMLDYVARRSTPSAAPEPKPAPVTSAPAVSKPSFSTGDVEIQEMDRMRKLIAERMVDSKRIAPHVSSFVETDMTAIVRWRERMKVQFQKEYGENLTYTPLLIEAVVKAIKDFPMINSSVDGDRILIKKAVNVGMAVALPSGNLIVPVIHNADQYNLVGLTKKINDLTKRARENKLKADDLADGTYTVSNIGTFGNLMGTPIIVQPQVAIMAFGAIQKKPAVIETPEGDLIGIRHKMFISHSYDHRIVDGSLGGQFVKRVSDYLEAFDADRKLI; the protein is encoded by the coding sequence ATGACTGAGATTCTTATGCCTGCCATGGGCGAAAGCATTCATGAAGCCACCGTACTTACCCTGCTCAAAAAGCCCGGTGATCGTGTGGAAATTGATGAACCTTTGCTGGAAGTGGCGACGGACAAAGTAGATACGGAAATTCCGGCAACCCAGGCGGGTATTTTAAAAGAATGGCTCGTGCAGGAAGGCGATGTGGCTACCATTGGCAAACCCATTTGTCGGGTCGAAACCGATGCCGCAGGCACAACATCTTCAGAATCTCCTACACCGAAAGCTCCTGAAGAAATAAACGATACGGAGGAAGCCGCCAGTTACCTCGAAAATCAGGTACAGACGGCCATCAGTGAACCCGTTCGGTCGGAAGGCACTCCTCAAGCGGGACGGTACTATTCGCCGCTTGTACTAACGATCAGTCAGACGGAGGGGATTTCCATGGATGAACTGAATACCGTTCCCGGTACGGGCGTGGATGGTCGGGTCACCAAAAACGATATGTTGGATTACGTCGCCCGACGGTCAACGCCGTCAGCCGCTCCTGAACCCAAACCAGCTCCAGTAACATCAGCTCCCGCCGTAAGCAAGCCAAGCTTTAGTACGGGTGACGTAGAGATTCAGGAAATGGATCGCATGCGGAAACTGATTGCGGAACGAATGGTGGATTCCAAACGCATTGCTCCGCACGTCAGCAGTTTCGTCGAAACGGATATGACGGCCATTGTTCGCTGGCGTGAACGCATGAAGGTTCAATTCCAGAAAGAATATGGAGAAAACCTTACCTACACCCCGCTACTGATCGAAGCCGTAGTGAAAGCCATTAAGGATTTTCCGATGATTAACAGTTCGGTAGACGGCGACCGTATTCTCATTAAAAAAGCTGTAAATGTAGGTATGGCCGTGGCTTTGCCCAGTGGTAATTTGATTGTACCGGTGATTCACAACGCCGATCAGTACAATTTGGTGGGATTAACCAAGAAGATCAACGACCTTACCAAAAGAGCCCGCGAGAACAAACTGAAAGCTGACGATCTGGCCGATGGTACGTATACCGTTTCGAACATTGGTACTTTCGGAAATCTCATGGGTACGCCCATTATCGTACAGCCGCAGGTAGCCATCATGGCATTCGGAGCGATTCAGAAGAAACCAGCTGTCATTGAAACGCCCGAAGGAGATCTGATTGGCATTCGTCACAAAATGTTCATTTCCCATTCGTACGACCACCGGATCGTCGATGGTTCACTGGGCGGGCAGTTCGTAAAACGCGTTTCGGATTATCTGGAAGCGTTTGATGCAGATCGTAAACTGATTTAG
- a CDS encoding DUF6728 family protein, producing the protein MESNRIKNQFKLGEAFRYFFRVFGKKDPSRPDSFNLRMMHGINRISIIMFLFCLVVMLVRALTR; encoded by the coding sequence ATGGAAAGCAATCGCATCAAAAATCAATTTAAACTCGGAGAAGCCTTTCGATACTTTTTTCGGGTTTTTGGAAAGAAAGATCCTTCTCGACCGGATAGTTTCAATCTCCGCATGATGCACGGCATCAACCGGATTAGTATTATCATGTTCCTTTTTTGTCTGGTGGTGATGCTTGTGCGTGCTCTCACCCGTTAA
- the uxaC gene encoding glucuronate isomerase, with translation MNATLLSVKPFLSEDFLLQTETARTLYHDFARAMPIIDYHCHLPPDQIAADKNFSNLTQIWLYGDHYKWRAMRTNGVAEQYCTGDASDFEKFQKWAETVPYTMRNPLYHWTHLELQRYFGIDRVLNAASAKDIYDEATALLNTPDYSVRNLLRRMNVEVVCTTDDPSDDLKYHQQIAAEGLDLKVLPTFRPDKAMLSIDNPAEFNAYVDKIEAVSNLSVSTYDEYVAALRQRHNFFASLGGRLSDHGLEQVYAAEYTESEIRTIFAKARSGQLPTFEERQKFKSAMLIEFAIMDWEKGWTQQYHLGALRNNNTRLLRELGPDTGWDSIGDFPQARSLSTFMGMLDNENKLAKTILYNLNPADNEVFATMIGNFNDGTTPGKVQWGSGWWFLDQKDGMEKQINALSNMGLLSRFLGMLTDSRSFLSYPRHEYFRRILCNMIGNDVENGELPADIEWLGQLVQNICYRNAKEYFQF, from the coding sequence ATGAACGCCACCTTATTGTCAGTCAAGCCGTTCCTGAGCGAAGATTTCCTCCTTCAAACTGAAACCGCTCGTACCTTATATCATGATTTTGCCCGGGCCATGCCCATCATTGATTACCATTGCCATCTTCCACCCGACCAGATTGCAGCCGATAAAAATTTTTCTAATCTGACGCAAATCTGGTTGTATGGCGATCATTACAAGTGGCGAGCGATGCGTACCAATGGCGTAGCGGAACAATACTGTACGGGTGATGCTTCGGATTTCGAGAAATTCCAGAAATGGGCCGAGACGGTTCCGTATACCATGCGGAATCCACTGTACCACTGGACTCACCTGGAGCTGCAACGGTATTTTGGCATTGACCGGGTACTGAATGCGGCCTCAGCGAAAGACATTTACGACGAAGCCACCGCCCTGCTCAATACACCGGACTATTCCGTACGGAACCTACTTCGCCGTATGAATGTAGAAGTGGTTTGTACAACGGACGATCCTTCCGATGACCTGAAATACCACCAGCAAATTGCCGCCGAAGGTCTTGACTTGAAAGTACTCCCGACATTCCGTCCGGACAAGGCCATGCTTTCCATTGATAATCCGGCGGAGTTTAACGCCTACGTTGATAAAATTGAGGCCGTTTCGAACCTGTCGGTTAGTACTTACGATGAATACGTAGCGGCTCTGCGGCAGCGTCATAACTTCTTCGCTTCCTTAGGCGGGCGTTTATCTGATCACGGCCTGGAGCAGGTTTATGCCGCTGAATACACTGAATCTGAGATTCGTACCATTTTCGCCAAAGCTCGTAGCGGCCAGTTGCCTACGTTTGAAGAACGGCAGAAATTCAAATCGGCCATGCTGATTGAGTTTGCCATCATGGACTGGGAAAAAGGCTGGACGCAACAGTATCACCTGGGAGCTTTACGGAATAACAACACGCGTCTGTTACGTGAACTCGGCCCCGATACGGGCTGGGACTCCATTGGCGATTTCCCACAGGCACGTTCGTTGAGCACGTTTATGGGTATGCTCGATAATGAGAACAAACTAGCAAAGACGATTCTGTACAACCTGAATCCGGCCGACAATGAGGTGTTTGCTACGATGATCGGAAACTTCAATGATGGTACCACACCGGGTAAAGTCCAGTGGGGCTCGGGCTGGTGGTTCCTGGATCAGAAAGATGGCATGGAAAAGCAAATCAATGCCCTCTCTAATATGGGCTTGTTAAGTCGCTTTCTAGGTATGCTTACGGATTCCCGCAGCTTCCTTTCCTATCCCCGTCACGAGTATTTCCGCCGTATTCTGTGTAACATGATTGGTAACGATGTGGAAAATGGCGAGTTACCGGCGGATATCGAATGGCTGGGTCAACTGGTGCAGAACATTTGCTACCGCAACGCGAAAGAATATTTCCAGTTTTAA